The following are from one region of the Nymphaea colorata isolate Beijing-Zhang1983 chromosome 7, ASM883128v2, whole genome shotgun sequence genome:
- the LOC116257874 gene encoding uncharacterized protein ycf45 isoform X5 has product MASSPFAASSRFTYTPSSVSSACLPYVPFKFRRSCRPHLLPSPSSFRKHQMSIRDSQVGGFVVVEDDLDALLEILPEDLREKLRNEPRRDTLLEVVVDLGRPPEARFLGDYGGQYLRSTEVSEQDLEFAQNAIGEFGGDNRAGIEGTLHRISAIRSRKGLIVGLTCRIGRSVTGHVDMVRDLLQYKESILFLGRPGVGKTTVMREIACVLADEFHKRVVIVDTSNEIGGDGDIPHAAIGSARRMQVPKPTMQHKVMIEAVENHMPEVIIVDEIGTEAEALACQSIAERGVMLLGTAHGERIENIIKNPTLSDMVIVIKEFRSQRLSFRSTLLRKILVTCDIFLGLRLLITKKV; this is encoded by the exons ATGGCTTCTTCTCCTTTCGCTGCCTCCTCCCGCTTCACATACACGCCGTCTTCCGTGTCCTCGGCTTGCCTCCCTTACGTTCCATTCAAATTTAGACGTTCTTGCCGACCACACCTTCTTCCCTCTCCGAGTAGTTTCCGTAAGCACCAAATGTCAATCAGAGATTCACAGGTCGGAGGATTCGTGGTGGTGGAGGACGACCTTGATGCTCTCTTAGAG ATTTTACCTGAGGATTTGCGTGAAAAACTTCGCAACGAACCTCGAAGAGACACGCTTCTAGAG GTTGTAGTGGACTTGGGTCGTCCTCCCGAAGCACGATTCCTTGGTGATTATGGTGGGCAATATTTGCGCAGTACAGAG GTTTCAGAACAGGACTTAGAGTTTGCACAAAATGCTATTGGAGAATTTGGAGGGGATAATAGAGCAGGCATAGAAGGGACTTTACATAGGATATCTGCAATAAGGAGTAGGAAAGGTCTTATTGTTGGTTTGACCTGCAGAATTGGCAGGTCTGTCACTGGTCATGTTGACATGGTTCGAGATCTTCTGCAGTACAAGGAAAGCATTCTGTTTCTTGGGAG ACCTGGCGTAGGGAAGACTACCGTCATGCGTGAGATTGCATGTGTCTTAGCCGATGAATTTCATAAGAGAGTG GTAATTGTGGATACTAGCAATGAAATAGGGGGGGACGGTGATATTCCCCATGCAGCTATAGGAAGTGCACGTAGAATGCAAGTTCCAAAGCCAACAATGCAGCATAAAGTTATGATTGAAGCAGTTGAGAACCATATGCCCGAGGTGATCATTGTTGATGAGATTGGTACGGAAGCTGAGGCACTTGCCTGCCAATCCATTGCAGAAAGGGGAGTGATGCTTCTGGGCACTGCACATGGAGAAAGgattgaaaatataattaaGAATCCAACACTTTCTGATATG gtgattgtgatcAAGGAATTTCGGTCACAAAGACTTTCCTTCAGAAGCACTTTGttacgaaagatcttggtcacttgtgatattttcttgggattgaggtTGCTCATAACAAAGAAGGTGTAG
- the LOC116257874 gene encoding uncharacterized protein ycf45 isoform X4, with the protein MILPEDLREKLRNEPRRDTLLEVVVDLGRPPEARFLGDYGGQYLRSTEVSEQDLEFAQNAIGEFGGDNRAGIEGTLHRISAIRSRKGLIVGLTCRIGRSVTGHVDMVRDLLQYKESILFLGRPGVGKTTVMREIACVLADEFHKRVVIVDTSNEIGGDGDIPHAAIGSARRMQVPKPTMQHKVMIEAVENHMPEVIIVDEIGTEAEALACQSIAERGVMLLGTAHGERIENIIKNPTLSDMDTGMLGAKPSNLPMNPRLHLHDDQLELVDSRSYRSLIGKLLYVTVGGVQTVTLGDEEARARGSQKSVLERKAPPTFPFLIEMRERDYWVVHRTDRSVDALLRGGRPLVEVKKRDKNFKVVTERWVQYDGDGI; encoded by the exons ATG ATTTTACCTGAGGATTTGCGTGAAAAACTTCGCAACGAACCTCGAAGAGACACGCTTCTAGAG GTTGTAGTGGACTTGGGTCGTCCTCCCGAAGCACGATTCCTTGGTGATTATGGTGGGCAATATTTGCGCAGTACAGAG GTTTCAGAACAGGACTTAGAGTTTGCACAAAATGCTATTGGAGAATTTGGAGGGGATAATAGAGCAGGCATAGAAGGGACTTTACATAGGATATCTGCAATAAGGAGTAGGAAAGGTCTTATTGTTGGTTTGACCTGCAGAATTGGCAGGTCTGTCACTGGTCATGTTGACATGGTTCGAGATCTTCTGCAGTACAAGGAAAGCATTCTGTTTCTTGGGAG ACCTGGCGTAGGGAAGACTACCGTCATGCGTGAGATTGCATGTGTCTTAGCCGATGAATTTCATAAGAGAGTG GTAATTGTGGATACTAGCAATGAAATAGGGGGGGACGGTGATATTCCCCATGCAGCTATAGGAAGTGCACGTAGAATGCAAGTTCCAAAGCCAACAATGCAGCATAAAGTTATGATTGAAGCAGTTGAGAACCATATGCCCGAGGTGATCATTGTTGATGAGATTGGTACGGAAGCTGAGGCACTTGCCTGCCAATCCATTGCAGAAAGGGGAGTGATGCTTCTGGGCACTGCACATGGAGAAAGgattgaaaatataattaaGAATCCAACACTTTCTGATATG GATACAGGGATGTTAGGAGCCAAGCCATCTAATCTTCCAATGAATccacgtcttcatcttcatgatgatcaattgGAGCTAGTGGATTCacgatcttacaggtctcttATTGGCAAGCTTCTGTATGTCACT GTTGGTGGAGTACAAACTGTTACTTTAGGGGACGAAGAGGCACGAGCCAGAGGTTCACAGAAAAGTGTTCTTGAACGCAAGGCTCCTCCAACTTTCCCATTTTTGAtagaaatgagagaaagagactaCTGGGTTGTTCATCGG ACTGATCGAAGTGTGGATGCGTTGCTACGTGGAGGGAGGCCACTAGTTGAG GTGAAGAAAAGGGATAAGAATTTTAAAGTTGTTACTGAAAGATGGGTACAATATGACGGTGATGGAATCTAA
- the LOC116257874 gene encoding uncharacterized protein ycf45 isoform X6 gives MILPEDLREKLRNEPRRDTLLEVSEQDLEFAQNAIGEFGGDNRAGIEGTLHRISAIRSRKGLIVGLTCRIGRSVTGHVDMVRDLLQYKESILFLGRPGVGKTTVMREIACVLADEFHKRVVIVDTSNEIGGDGDIPHAAIGSARRMQVPKPTMQHKVMIEAVENHMPEVIIVDEIGTEAEALACQSIAERGVMLLGTAHGERIENIIKNPTLSDMDTGMLGAKPSNLPMNPRLHLHDDQLELVDSRSYRSLIGKLLYVTVGGVQTVTLGDEEARARGSQKSVLERKAPPTFPFLIEMRERDYWVVHRTDRSVDALLRGGRPLVEVKKRDKNFKVVTERWVQYDGDGI, from the exons ATG ATTTTACCTGAGGATTTGCGTGAAAAACTTCGCAACGAACCTCGAAGAGACACGCTTCTAGAG GTTTCAGAACAGGACTTAGAGTTTGCACAAAATGCTATTGGAGAATTTGGAGGGGATAATAGAGCAGGCATAGAAGGGACTTTACATAGGATATCTGCAATAAGGAGTAGGAAAGGTCTTATTGTTGGTTTGACCTGCAGAATTGGCAGGTCTGTCACTGGTCATGTTGACATGGTTCGAGATCTTCTGCAGTACAAGGAAAGCATTCTGTTTCTTGGGAG ACCTGGCGTAGGGAAGACTACCGTCATGCGTGAGATTGCATGTGTCTTAGCCGATGAATTTCATAAGAGAGTG GTAATTGTGGATACTAGCAATGAAATAGGGGGGGACGGTGATATTCCCCATGCAGCTATAGGAAGTGCACGTAGAATGCAAGTTCCAAAGCCAACAATGCAGCATAAAGTTATGATTGAAGCAGTTGAGAACCATATGCCCGAGGTGATCATTGTTGATGAGATTGGTACGGAAGCTGAGGCACTTGCCTGCCAATCCATTGCAGAAAGGGGAGTGATGCTTCTGGGCACTGCACATGGAGAAAGgattgaaaatataattaaGAATCCAACACTTTCTGATATG GATACAGGGATGTTAGGAGCCAAGCCATCTAATCTTCCAATGAATccacgtcttcatcttcatgatgatcaattgGAGCTAGTGGATTCacgatcttacaggtctcttATTGGCAAGCTTCTGTATGTCACT GTTGGTGGAGTACAAACTGTTACTTTAGGGGACGAAGAGGCACGAGCCAGAGGTTCACAGAAAAGTGTTCTTGAACGCAAGGCTCCTCCAACTTTCCCATTTTTGAtagaaatgagagaaagagactaCTGGGTTGTTCATCGG ACTGATCGAAGTGTGGATGCGTTGCTACGTGGAGGGAGGCCACTAGTTGAG GTGAAGAAAAGGGATAAGAATTTTAAAGTTGTTACTGAAAGATGGGTACAATATGACGGTGATGGAATCTAA
- the LOC116257874 gene encoding uncharacterized protein ycf45 isoform X1: MASSPFAASSRFTYTPSSVSSACLPYVPFKFRRSCRPHLLPSPSSFRKHQMSIRDSQVGGFVVVEDDLDALLEILPEDLREKLRNEPRRDTLLEVVVDLGRPPEARFLGDYGGQYLRSTEVSEQDLEFAQNAIGEFGGDNRAGIEGTLHRISAIRSRKGLIVGLTCRIGRSVTGHVDMVRDLLQYKESILFLGRPGVGKTTVMREIACVLADEFHKRVVIVDTSNEIGGDGDIPHAAIGSARRMQVPKPTMQHKVMIEAVENHMPEVIIVDEIGTEAEALACQSIAERGVMLLGTAHGERIENIIKNPTLSDMDTGMLGAKPSNLPMNPRLHLHDDQLELVDSRSYRSLIGKLLYVTVGGVQTVTLGDEEARARGSQKSVLERKAPPTFPFLIEMRERDYWVVHRTDRSVDALLRGGRPLVEVKKRDKNFKVVTERWVQYDGDGI, encoded by the exons ATGGCTTCTTCTCCTTTCGCTGCCTCCTCCCGCTTCACATACACGCCGTCTTCCGTGTCCTCGGCTTGCCTCCCTTACGTTCCATTCAAATTTAGACGTTCTTGCCGACCACACCTTCTTCCCTCTCCGAGTAGTTTCCGTAAGCACCAAATGTCAATCAGAGATTCACAGGTCGGAGGATTCGTGGTGGTGGAGGACGACCTTGATGCTCTCTTAGAG ATTTTACCTGAGGATTTGCGTGAAAAACTTCGCAACGAACCTCGAAGAGACACGCTTCTAGAG GTTGTAGTGGACTTGGGTCGTCCTCCCGAAGCACGATTCCTTGGTGATTATGGTGGGCAATATTTGCGCAGTACAGAG GTTTCAGAACAGGACTTAGAGTTTGCACAAAATGCTATTGGAGAATTTGGAGGGGATAATAGAGCAGGCATAGAAGGGACTTTACATAGGATATCTGCAATAAGGAGTAGGAAAGGTCTTATTGTTGGTTTGACCTGCAGAATTGGCAGGTCTGTCACTGGTCATGTTGACATGGTTCGAGATCTTCTGCAGTACAAGGAAAGCATTCTGTTTCTTGGGAG ACCTGGCGTAGGGAAGACTACCGTCATGCGTGAGATTGCATGTGTCTTAGCCGATGAATTTCATAAGAGAGTG GTAATTGTGGATACTAGCAATGAAATAGGGGGGGACGGTGATATTCCCCATGCAGCTATAGGAAGTGCACGTAGAATGCAAGTTCCAAAGCCAACAATGCAGCATAAAGTTATGATTGAAGCAGTTGAGAACCATATGCCCGAGGTGATCATTGTTGATGAGATTGGTACGGAAGCTGAGGCACTTGCCTGCCAATCCATTGCAGAAAGGGGAGTGATGCTTCTGGGCACTGCACATGGAGAAAGgattgaaaatataattaaGAATCCAACACTTTCTGATATG GATACAGGGATGTTAGGAGCCAAGCCATCTAATCTTCCAATGAATccacgtcttcatcttcatgatgatcaattgGAGCTAGTGGATTCacgatcttacaggtctcttATTGGCAAGCTTCTGTATGTCACT GTTGGTGGAGTACAAACTGTTACTTTAGGGGACGAAGAGGCACGAGCCAGAGGTTCACAGAAAAGTGTTCTTGAACGCAAGGCTCCTCCAACTTTCCCATTTTTGAtagaaatgagagaaagagactaCTGGGTTGTTCATCGG ACTGATCGAAGTGTGGATGCGTTGCTACGTGGAGGGAGGCCACTAGTTGAG GTGAAGAAAAGGGATAAGAATTTTAAAGTTGTTACTGAAAGATGGGTACAATATGACGGTGATGGAATCTAA
- the LOC116257874 gene encoding uncharacterized protein ycf45 isoform X2 produces MASSPFAASSRFTYTPSSVSSACLPYVPFKFRRSCRPHLLPSPSSFRKHQMSIRDSQVGGFVVVEDDLDALLEILPEDLREKLRNEPRRDTLLEVSEQDLEFAQNAIGEFGGDNRAGIEGTLHRISAIRSRKGLIVGLTCRIGRSVTGHVDMVRDLLQYKESILFLGRPGVGKTTVMREIACVLADEFHKRVVIVDTSNEIGGDGDIPHAAIGSARRMQVPKPTMQHKVMIEAVENHMPEVIIVDEIGTEAEALACQSIAERGVMLLGTAHGERIENIIKNPTLSDMDTGMLGAKPSNLPMNPRLHLHDDQLELVDSRSYRSLIGKLLYVTVGGVQTVTLGDEEARARGSQKSVLERKAPPTFPFLIEMRERDYWVVHRTDRSVDALLRGGRPLVEVKKRDKNFKVVTERWVQYDGDGI; encoded by the exons ATGGCTTCTTCTCCTTTCGCTGCCTCCTCCCGCTTCACATACACGCCGTCTTCCGTGTCCTCGGCTTGCCTCCCTTACGTTCCATTCAAATTTAGACGTTCTTGCCGACCACACCTTCTTCCCTCTCCGAGTAGTTTCCGTAAGCACCAAATGTCAATCAGAGATTCACAGGTCGGAGGATTCGTGGTGGTGGAGGACGACCTTGATGCTCTCTTAGAG ATTTTACCTGAGGATTTGCGTGAAAAACTTCGCAACGAACCTCGAAGAGACACGCTTCTAGAG GTTTCAGAACAGGACTTAGAGTTTGCACAAAATGCTATTGGAGAATTTGGAGGGGATAATAGAGCAGGCATAGAAGGGACTTTACATAGGATATCTGCAATAAGGAGTAGGAAAGGTCTTATTGTTGGTTTGACCTGCAGAATTGGCAGGTCTGTCACTGGTCATGTTGACATGGTTCGAGATCTTCTGCAGTACAAGGAAAGCATTCTGTTTCTTGGGAG ACCTGGCGTAGGGAAGACTACCGTCATGCGTGAGATTGCATGTGTCTTAGCCGATGAATTTCATAAGAGAGTG GTAATTGTGGATACTAGCAATGAAATAGGGGGGGACGGTGATATTCCCCATGCAGCTATAGGAAGTGCACGTAGAATGCAAGTTCCAAAGCCAACAATGCAGCATAAAGTTATGATTGAAGCAGTTGAGAACCATATGCCCGAGGTGATCATTGTTGATGAGATTGGTACGGAAGCTGAGGCACTTGCCTGCCAATCCATTGCAGAAAGGGGAGTGATGCTTCTGGGCACTGCACATGGAGAAAGgattgaaaatataattaaGAATCCAACACTTTCTGATATG GATACAGGGATGTTAGGAGCCAAGCCATCTAATCTTCCAATGAATccacgtcttcatcttcatgatgatcaattgGAGCTAGTGGATTCacgatcttacaggtctcttATTGGCAAGCTTCTGTATGTCACT GTTGGTGGAGTACAAACTGTTACTTTAGGGGACGAAGAGGCACGAGCCAGAGGTTCACAGAAAAGTGTTCTTGAACGCAAGGCTCCTCCAACTTTCCCATTTTTGAtagaaatgagagaaagagactaCTGGGTTGTTCATCGG ACTGATCGAAGTGTGGATGCGTTGCTACGTGGAGGGAGGCCACTAGTTGAG GTGAAGAAAAGGGATAAGAATTTTAAAGTTGTTACTGAAAGATGGGTACAATATGACGGTGATGGAATCTAA
- the LOC116257874 gene encoding uncharacterized protein ycf45 isoform X3: MASSPFAASSRFTYTPSSVSSACLPYVPFKFRRSCRPHLLPSPSSFRKHQMSIRDSQVGGFVVVEDDLDALLEILPEDLREKLRNEPRRDTLLEVVVDLGRPPEARFLGDYGGQYLRSTEVSEQDLEFAQNAIGEFGGDNRAGIEGTLHRISAIRSRKGLIVGLTCRIGRSVTGHVDMVRDLLQYKESILFLGRPGVGKTTVMREIACVLADEFHKRVVIVDTSNEIGGDGDIPHAAIGSARRMQVPKPTMQHKVMIEAVENHMPEVIIVDEIGTEAEALACQSIAERGVMLLGTAHGERIENIIKNPTLSDMVGGVQTVTLGDEEARARGSQKSVLERKAPPTFPFLIEMRERDYWVVHRTDRSVDALLRGGRPLVEVKKRDKNFKVVTERWVQYDGDGI; the protein is encoded by the exons ATGGCTTCTTCTCCTTTCGCTGCCTCCTCCCGCTTCACATACACGCCGTCTTCCGTGTCCTCGGCTTGCCTCCCTTACGTTCCATTCAAATTTAGACGTTCTTGCCGACCACACCTTCTTCCCTCTCCGAGTAGTTTCCGTAAGCACCAAATGTCAATCAGAGATTCACAGGTCGGAGGATTCGTGGTGGTGGAGGACGACCTTGATGCTCTCTTAGAG ATTTTACCTGAGGATTTGCGTGAAAAACTTCGCAACGAACCTCGAAGAGACACGCTTCTAGAG GTTGTAGTGGACTTGGGTCGTCCTCCCGAAGCACGATTCCTTGGTGATTATGGTGGGCAATATTTGCGCAGTACAGAG GTTTCAGAACAGGACTTAGAGTTTGCACAAAATGCTATTGGAGAATTTGGAGGGGATAATAGAGCAGGCATAGAAGGGACTTTACATAGGATATCTGCAATAAGGAGTAGGAAAGGTCTTATTGTTGGTTTGACCTGCAGAATTGGCAGGTCTGTCACTGGTCATGTTGACATGGTTCGAGATCTTCTGCAGTACAAGGAAAGCATTCTGTTTCTTGGGAG ACCTGGCGTAGGGAAGACTACCGTCATGCGTGAGATTGCATGTGTCTTAGCCGATGAATTTCATAAGAGAGTG GTAATTGTGGATACTAGCAATGAAATAGGGGGGGACGGTGATATTCCCCATGCAGCTATAGGAAGTGCACGTAGAATGCAAGTTCCAAAGCCAACAATGCAGCATAAAGTTATGATTGAAGCAGTTGAGAACCATATGCCCGAGGTGATCATTGTTGATGAGATTGGTACGGAAGCTGAGGCACTTGCCTGCCAATCCATTGCAGAAAGGGGAGTGATGCTTCTGGGCACTGCACATGGAGAAAGgattgaaaatataattaaGAATCCAACACTTTCTGATATG GTTGGTGGAGTACAAACTGTTACTTTAGGGGACGAAGAGGCACGAGCCAGAGGTTCACAGAAAAGTGTTCTTGAACGCAAGGCTCCTCCAACTTTCCCATTTTTGAtagaaatgagagaaagagactaCTGGGTTGTTCATCGG ACTGATCGAAGTGTGGATGCGTTGCTACGTGGAGGGAGGCCACTAGTTGAG GTGAAGAAAAGGGATAAGAATTTTAAAGTTGTTACTGAAAGATGGGTACAATATGACGGTGATGGAATCTAA